The Streptomyces cyanogenus DNA segment GCACCGGGGGTGTGCCGTCGGCGGGCTGTTCGGCGCGGGCCGCGGGCACGCAGCCTTCCCCCCGCCGGTCCGGGGTGACCGCCGTCTCGGTCCGCGCGACGGCGCGGCGCTGCGTTCCGGGGAGCCGGGCGCTCCAGCGCGTGAAGTTCACTTGGGGAAAGCCTCGTGGGTGCTAGGGCGGGCGGGTGGCCCGTCCGACGTCGTAGGGCAGTCTGGCAGGGAGCGGGCCACGGCGGGCGACAACCGTCAGACGCCGCCGCGGGCCGTGGAGTTCCTGAGTCCGGTCAGGACGACCCCTTCGGGTCGTCGGAGGGGCTGTGAGGAGGCTTTCCACCGGCCGCGAGTTCGAACTCCGCACGGGGGTGTTCGAGTGAACCGAGCGAGACGATCTCCCGTTTGAAGAGCCCGGCGAGGGTCCATTCGGCGAGCACCCGGGCCTTGCGGTTGAAGGTGGGCACCCTGCTGAGGTGGTACACGCGGTGCATGAACCAGGCAGGGTAGCCCTTCAGCCGGCGCCCGTAGAACTGGGCGACGCCCTTGTGCAGGCCCAGGGCGGCGACCGAGCCGACGTACTTGTGCGCGTACGTCTCCAGGGGCTCGCCGCGCAGGGAGTGGACGATGTTGTCGCCGAGGACCCTGGCCTGGCGGACCGCGTGCTGGGCGTTGGGTGCGGTCTCGGCGCCGGGTTCGGCGGCCGTGACGTCGGGTACGGCGGCGGCGTCGCCGGCGGCCCAGGCGTGCTCGGTGCCGTCGACGGTGAGCTGGGCGGTGCAGCGGAGCCGGCCGCGGTCGGTGCGCGGCAGGTCGGTGGCGGCGATCAGCGGGTGCGGTTTGACGCCGGCCGTCCACACGAGCGTACGGGTCGGGAAGCGCTGGCCGTCGCTGAGTACGGCGACGCGGTCGGCGCAGGACTCCAGGCGGGTCTCCAGCAGCACCTGGATGTTGCGGCGGCGCAGCTGGGTGACGGTGTAGCGGCCCATCTCCGGGCCGACCTCCGGGAGGATGCGGTCGGTGGCCTCCACCAGGATCCACTTCATGTCCTCGGGGCGGAGGTTGTGGTAGTAGCGCGCGGTGTAGCGGGCCATGTCCTCCAGCTCGCCCAGGGCCTCGACGCCCGCGTAGCCGCCGCCGACGAAGACGAAGGTGAGGGCGGCGTCGCGGATCCCGGGATCGCGGGTGGAGGAGGCGATGTCCATCTGTTCGATGACGTGGTTGCGCAGGCCGATGGCCTCCTCGACGGTCTTGAAACCGATGCCGTACTCGGCGAGGCCGGGGATGGGCAGGGTGCGGGCGACCGAGCCGGGGGCGAGCACGAGTTCGTCGTAGCCGAGGAGTTCGGAGGTGCCCTCCTCGG contains these protein-coding regions:
- a CDS encoding NAD(P)/FAD-dependent oxidoreductase translates to MVKERARILVVGGGYVGMYTALRLQRKLRAELRRGEVEITVVSPDPYMTYQPFLPEAAAGSISPRHVVVPLRRVLDHCHVVIGEVTSIDHGVRTAAVTTLATAEEGTSELLGYDELVLAPGSVARTLPIPGLAEYGIGFKTVEEAIGLRNHVIEQMDIASSTRDPGIRDAALTFVFVGGGYAGVEALGELEDMARYTARYYHNLRPEDMKWILVEATDRILPEVGPEMGRYTVTQLRRRNIQVLLETRLESCADRVAVLSDGQRFPTRTLVWTAGVKPHPLIAATDLPRTDRGRLRCTAQLTVDGTEHAWAAGDAAAVPDVTAAEPGAETAPNAQHAVRQARVLGDNIVHSLRGEPLETYAHKYVGSVAALGLHKGVAQFYGRRLKGYPAWFMHRVYHLSRVPTFNRKARVLAEWTLAGLFKREIVSLGSLEHPRAEFELAAGGKPPHSPSDDPKGSS